The Spirosoma foliorum genome has a window encoding:
- a CDS encoding PAS domain-containing sensor histidine kinase, producing MKHYPFLQASGEMGELTRNFDWSTTVLGSPDQWSQSLRTIVSVILTSKFPMFLWWGPELIQFYNDAYRPSLGNAGKHPTALGQPGADCWPETWPTIKPLIDQVLAGGEATWSEDQLIPIYRNGRLEDVYWTFSYSPVNDESGRPAGVLVTCSETTEKVTTIRDLQEHKDQLEFTIEAAELGTWDLNPLTNKFTANSRLKSWFGLLPEEEILLPKAIESIAEKDRPRVIEAIAHALDYASGGRYAIDYTIVNPLDGSERIVRAKGKAWFTDQKIAYQFKGTLQDITSERKAQEETVAAQQLADLAIKSAGIGLFQVDLLTGHIDYSPTYAAIITGDATKTGFTRQDFTNYVHVDDLYLRDAANQIGIETGDFYYQPRVIWDDGSVHHISVMGGLVVDETGRPVSYSGTVRDITEQEKQRQTLQEVEERFAQAQHQSDTLFRALVEEAPIATCLFVGRDMRIEVANEIMIGYWGKDSTVLGLPLSEAVPELHGQPFLAILDEVFTTGKAYEEKAARAELEVDGVLGTYYFDFTYKPLRNAAGQVYGIMDMAVDVTHQVLAQQQIEKTQRQVLSSFEQSPVGIAILSGPDLSFRMANPFYSALVGRKPDDLLGKPLLEALPELTGQGFDQLLNGVAATGVPYLAKEVAVDIVRDNQLERIYVDFTYQPQYESAQGISTLPADGVDNDYVSSILVVVTDVTQQVLARQKIEESEERYRILSAELDGQVQVRTRQLEDSIQDLKRSNDNLEKFAYIASHDLQEPLRKIQQFGDLLKTRYATPQAEEGIYLERMQSAASRMSRLIRDLLSFSRISTRRDASGPVSLSDVIKSALGDLDLRIQETDAQIVVGSLPVVLGDASQLGQLFQNLLNNALKFRQAELTPLITITAHQVALADLPPAVRPTQLTAIYHQIDVSDNGIGFEQKYIDRIFQVFQRLHGKNEFEGTGIGLAICEKVAANHGGAITAISEPGQGATFSVYLPA from the coding sequence ATGAAACACTACCCTTTTCTTCAGGCAAGTGGAGAAATGGGGGAGCTTACCCGCAACTTCGATTGGTCCACAACGGTATTGGGGTCTCCTGATCAGTGGTCTCAAAGCCTACGTACGATCGTCAGTGTCATCCTAACCTCTAAGTTCCCCATGTTTCTATGGTGGGGGCCTGAACTCATTCAATTTTACAATGATGCCTACCGCCCTAGTCTGGGCAATGCGGGTAAACACCCAACGGCCTTAGGCCAACCCGGTGCAGATTGCTGGCCAGAGACTTGGCCCACAATCAAACCCTTGATTGATCAGGTTCTGGCAGGGGGCGAAGCAACCTGGAGCGAAGATCAACTCATTCCTATTTATCGGAACGGACGACTGGAAGATGTGTACTGGACGTTCAGCTATAGTCCAGTCAACGATGAATCTGGACGGCCAGCAGGTGTACTGGTTACCTGCTCGGAAACAACGGAAAAAGTAACCACAATTCGCGACCTGCAGGAACACAAAGACCAACTCGAATTCACCATTGAAGCGGCTGAACTAGGTACCTGGGATTTGAACCCGTTGACAAATAAATTCACCGCCAATTCTCGGTTGAAAAGCTGGTTTGGCCTGCTTCCCGAAGAGGAAATTCTGTTGCCGAAGGCGATTGAATCCATTGCCGAAAAAGATCGTCCACGCGTAATTGAGGCTATCGCTCATGCCTTAGACTATGCGTCGGGCGGTCGTTATGCCATCGATTATACGATTGTAAACCCCCTGGATGGAAGCGAACGTATCGTTCGGGCGAAAGGAAAGGCTTGGTTTACAGATCAAAAAATAGCGTATCAGTTCAAAGGCACCTTACAGGATATAACCAGCGAACGAAAAGCACAGGAGGAAACCGTAGCGGCTCAGCAACTAGCCGATCTGGCGATCAAGAGTGCGGGCATTGGTCTTTTTCAAGTTGATTTGCTGACTGGGCATATCGATTATTCGCCCACCTATGCTGCTATCATAACAGGCGATGCAACCAAAACGGGGTTTACCCGGCAAGACTTTACCAATTATGTGCATGTAGATGATTTGTATCTGCGAGATGCCGCCAATCAAATCGGTATAGAAACGGGCGACTTTTACTACCAGCCTCGGGTTATTTGGGACGATGGGTCTGTGCACCACATCAGTGTGATGGGAGGATTGGTCGTCGATGAAACGGGGAGGCCGGTTTCTTACTCAGGTACTGTACGTGATATTACGGAGCAGGAAAAACAGCGGCAAACTCTTCAGGAAGTCGAAGAACGATTTGCACAGGCTCAACACCAGAGCGACACCTTATTCCGTGCGTTGGTTGAAGAGGCACCTATTGCTACCTGCCTGTTTGTTGGACGGGATATGCGTATTGAAGTCGCCAACGAAATAATGATCGGCTACTGGGGTAAGGACAGTACAGTATTGGGGCTGCCTTTGAGCGAGGCCGTTCCTGAACTGCACGGCCAGCCTTTTTTAGCCATACTCGACGAGGTGTTTACCACCGGAAAAGCATATGAGGAAAAAGCTGCCCGTGCTGAGTTAGAAGTTGATGGCGTACTGGGTACCTATTATTTTGATTTTACGTATAAACCCTTACGTAATGCGGCTGGGCAGGTCTATGGTATTATGGATATGGCGGTTGACGTTACCCATCAGGTGTTGGCCCAGCAACAAATTGAGAAAACGCAGCGTCAAGTACTATCATCATTTGAACAATCGCCCGTTGGCATTGCGATCCTTAGCGGTCCCGACTTAAGTTTTCGGATGGCTAACCCGTTCTACAGCGCATTAGTCGGCCGAAAGCCAGACGATTTACTCGGAAAACCACTCTTGGAGGCATTACCCGAACTAACCGGGCAGGGCTTCGATCAGTTGCTTAACGGCGTAGCGGCTACGGGTGTTCCTTATCTTGCCAAAGAGGTTGCGGTGGATATTGTCCGGGACAATCAATTAGAACGTATCTATGTCGATTTTACGTACCAACCTCAATACGAATCGGCTCAGGGTATATCAACGTTGCCTGCTGACGGAGTTGATAATGACTATGTTTCGAGTATTCTGGTGGTTGTTACAGATGTTACTCAACAGGTATTAGCGAGACAAAAAATAGAAGAAAGCGAAGAGCGATACCGCATATTATCCGCAGAATTGGATGGTCAGGTTCAGGTGCGTACCCGGCAGTTGGAGGATTCTATTCAGGATTTAAAGCGCTCGAACGACAACCTAGAAAAGTTTGCTTATATCGCCAGTCATGACTTGCAGGAGCCGCTACGCAAGATTCAGCAGTTTGGGGATTTATTGAAAACACGCTATGCGACTCCACAAGCCGAAGAAGGCATTTATTTAGAGCGTATGCAATCAGCGGCAAGCCGAATGTCGAGGTTAATTCGAGACTTGCTGAGTTTCTCCCGAATTTCGACTCGCCGGGATGCCAGTGGCCCCGTGTCGCTGTCAGATGTTATTAAATCGGCACTGGGCGATTTAGACCTTCGTATCCAGGAAACAGATGCACAGATTGTTGTTGGCTCCTTGCCCGTTGTGTTGGGAGACGCTTCGCAACTGGGGCAATTGTTTCAGAACCTGCTAAATAATGCGCTGAAATTTCGTCAGGCTGAACTCACGCCCCTCATTACGATAACCGCTCACCAGGTGGCCCTAGCCGATTTGCCGCCTGCGGTGCGCCCAACCCAACTTACAGCGATCTACCATCAAATTGACGTGTCAGACAACGGCATTGGCTTTGAGCAAAAGTATATCGACCGCATTTTCCAGGTCTTCCAGCGGCTACATGGTAAAAATGAATTTGAGGGAACGGGTATTGGCTTGGCTATTTGTGAAAAAGTAGCGGCTAATCATGGAGGTGCCATAACAGCTATTAGCGAGCCTGGACAAGGTGCTACATTTAGCGTCTATTTACCTGCATAA
- a CDS encoding VOC family protein, translated as MFENTRAFSGFSVDDLQKAKEFYQHTLGLNVTEESMGVLSLHISGGSTILIYPKPNHTPATFTILNFPVADVEKTVDELVKLGVQFEHYEGDIQTDEKGIVRGKGGPTIAWFKDPAGNILSVLEES; from the coding sequence ATGTTTGAAAACACAAGAGCGTTTAGTGGGTTTTCGGTCGATGATCTGCAGAAAGCAAAAGAATTTTATCAGCACACGTTAGGGCTGAACGTTACAGAAGAATCAATGGGAGTACTTTCGCTCCATATTAGCGGAGGGAGCACGATTTTGATCTATCCCAAGCCTAACCATACCCCAGCTACCTTTACGATCCTCAATTTCCCCGTAGCTGATGTGGAAAAAACAGTCGACGAACTGGTAAAGCTAGGCGTCCAGTTTGAACACTATGAAGGCGATATTCAGACGGACGAAAAAGGGATTGTTCGTGGAAAAGGAGGCCCAACCATTGCCTGGTTCAAAGACCCAGCTGGCAATATTTTATCGGTATTGGAGGAAAGTTGA
- a CDS encoding glycoside hydrolase family 32 protein: MQKIRLTSLLFIILSQFSFGQSHQVPMKSDRYRPQFHFTPKAHWMNDPNGMVYYKGTYHLFFQYYPKATVWGPMHWGHATSKDMVHWKEQPIALYPDSLGYIFSGSAVVDVNNTSGFGKNGQVPLVAIFTHHNPKLEKQKPDQVESQSLAYSLDEGKTWTKYAGNPVLPNPGITDFRDPKVRWYEAQKKWIMTLATKDHITFYSSPNLKAWTKESEFGIDAGAHGGVWECPDLIPLNHNGKTVWVLIVNINPGGPNGGSAAQYFVGDFDGKNFKAYSKETKWMDYGTDNYAGVTFSNTGNRTILMGWMSNWQYATVVPTAAWRSANTIPRELGLKEVGKELFLTSKPIKELDELNEQRFSLKNQSVKNSYDLTAKSKNATGLFKLEVTTQNITDFSIVLANEQGNEVVIGYDKRANQYYIDRSHSGKVDVEKGFAKRHSAPRFSTDQVMSLTILADVASVELFADNGLTVMTDIFFPDKPLNQLFIKSTTGITLSNLTYTKLTPSVELN, translated from the coding sequence ATGCAAAAAATACGTCTGACCAGTCTGCTATTCATTATTTTGAGTCAGTTTTCATTCGGGCAAAGCCATCAGGTACCGATGAAATCGGATCGCTACCGGCCGCAGTTTCATTTTACGCCCAAGGCGCATTGGATGAATGACCCGAATGGAATGGTCTATTACAAAGGGACGTATCATCTGTTTTTTCAGTACTATCCCAAAGCAACTGTCTGGGGTCCAATGCACTGGGGCCACGCGACCAGCAAAGACATGGTGCATTGGAAAGAGCAACCCATTGCGCTGTATCCCGATAGTTTAGGCTATATTTTTTCGGGAAGTGCCGTGGTTGATGTGAACAATACGAGTGGTTTTGGTAAAAATGGGCAAGTGCCGTTGGTCGCTATTTTTACGCACCATAACCCTAAATTAGAGAAGCAAAAACCCGATCAGGTAGAATCTCAGAGCCTGGCCTATAGCCTGGATGAGGGGAAAACCTGGACCAAATATGCGGGCAATCCAGTCCTTCCCAACCCCGGTATTACTGATTTTCGAGATCCGAAAGTTCGATGGTATGAGGCACAGAAGAAGTGGATCATGACCTTGGCAACCAAAGATCACATCACATTTTATTCGTCGCCCAATCTGAAAGCCTGGACGAAGGAAAGTGAATTTGGGATCGATGCTGGGGCGCATGGTGGTGTTTGGGAGTGCCCGGATTTAATTCCGCTGAATCACAACGGTAAAACCGTATGGGTATTGATCGTGAATATTAATCCGGGTGGACCCAATGGAGGTTCGGCGGCTCAGTATTTTGTCGGTGATTTTGACGGTAAAAACTTCAAGGCCTACTCGAAAGAGACGAAATGGATGGATTACGGAACCGATAATTACGCCGGTGTAACGTTTTCCAACACCGGTAACCGAACAATTTTGATGGGTTGGATGAGCAACTGGCAATACGCTACCGTAGTCCCAACTGCAGCCTGGCGTAGTGCCAACACCATTCCGCGCGAACTTGGCCTGAAAGAAGTTGGGAAGGAGCTTTTCCTGACATCCAAACCCATAAAGGAATTGGACGAGCTAAATGAGCAGCGCTTTTCACTGAAAAACCAATCGGTAAAAAACAGTTATGATCTGACGGCCAAGTCAAAAAACGCTACGGGCTTATTCAAGCTGGAAGTAACTACGCAAAACATAACTGATTTCTCGATCGTGTTGGCCAATGAGCAGGGCAATGAGGTTGTGATTGGTTACGATAAACGTGCTAACCAGTATTATATAGATCGCAGCCATTCGGGTAAGGTTGACGTTGAAAAAGGCTTTGCGAAACGGCATTCGGCTCCCCGCTTTTCGACGGATCAAGTAATGTCGCTGACAATACTAGCCGATGTGGCTTCTGTTGAACTGTTTGCAGATAATGGGCTGACCGTAATGACCGATATCTTTTTCCCCGACAAGCCGCTGAATCAACTATTCATTAAGTCAACTACAGGCATAACTCTGTCGAATTTGACCTATACTAAACTGACTCCCTCTGTAGAGTTAAACTAA
- a CDS encoding carbohydrate kinase family protein, which translates to MTPTITCFGEILWDVLPTSKQPGGAPMNVAADLRNFGLNAQLISRVGSDELGKELLAFLAEKQLPLDLIQVGQSHLTGIAKANLSDTNEVTYKIVQPVAWDYIFLEPLLLEAVRQSTLFVYGSLVARNQQSHETLLALLEVAPKKVFDVNLRAPHYERATVEELLYRADIAKLNEHELVELSEWYSDETDLKQAMLQLRERYQLETLCVTLGEKGAALLDKDCFTQQAGFSVEVEDTIGSGDAFLAAFIYKTLQGASPQNTLEFACATGAYVATQRGATPTFTEETITRKILQAEVS; encoded by the coding sequence ATGACACCAACAATAACCTGTTTCGGCGAAATTCTCTGGGATGTGTTACCAACCAGCAAACAACCCGGCGGAGCCCCCATGAACGTTGCTGCCGATCTGCGTAATTTCGGCCTGAATGCGCAACTCATTAGTCGCGTTGGGAGCGATGAGTTAGGGAAAGAACTCCTGGCCTTTTTAGCCGAAAAGCAACTCCCGCTCGACCTCATCCAGGTTGGCCAATCCCATCTCACGGGCATCGCCAAAGCCAACCTTTCGGATACCAACGAAGTGACGTATAAGATTGTACAACCGGTTGCCTGGGACTACATTTTTCTGGAGCCGCTATTGCTCGAAGCGGTTCGGCAAAGTACGTTGTTTGTGTATGGGAGTCTGGTTGCGCGTAATCAGCAGTCGCATGAAACGTTGCTTGCTTTGCTGGAAGTAGCTCCCAAAAAAGTATTTGATGTGAACCTCCGCGCTCCACATTACGAACGAGCAACCGTCGAAGAGCTTCTCTATCGAGCCGATATTGCCAAGTTGAATGAACATGAGTTAGTTGAATTGTCGGAGTGGTACAGCGATGAAACCGATCTGAAGCAGGCTATGCTACAACTGCGCGAGCGCTATCAGCTGGAAACGTTGTGCGTAACGCTTGGTGAGAAGGGTGCAGCCTTGCTCGATAAGGATTGCTTTACACAGCAGGCTGGTTTTTCGGTTGAGGTAGAAGATACCATTGGCAGTGGCGATGCGTTTCTGGCCGCTTTTATCTATAAAACTTTACAAGGCGCTTCCCCGCAAAATACGCTCGAATTTGCCTGTGCAACGGGTGCTTATGTCGCTACGCAACGGGGAGCTACGCCCACGTTCACAGAAGAAACCATCACGCGTAAAATTCTGCAAGCGGAAGTCTCCTAA
- a CDS encoding Nif3-like dinuclear metal center hexameric protein has product MPQIRHLTAYLEAFAPLAYQESYDNSGLIVGDPSTEITGVLVTLDTTEAVIEEAIAKGCNLIVAHHPIVFKGLKKLNGKTYVERTVIKAIKHDIAIYAAHTNLDNVTGGVNFKIAEKLKLQNVRVLAPKSQILSKLVVFVPNADLTAVLTAIYGAGGGRIDTYEHCSFRVNGEGTFKPLDGASPTVGAVGQDETVDEQRLEVLVPTYLENAVVAAMKRAHSYEVPAYDLYPLNNANQTVGSGAIGELEEPMDSSQWLAYLKEQMALNLIRYTPLPDHPIKRVAVCGGVGSFLLPDALRAGADVFITADYKYHEFFDADGRICICDIGHYESEIFTKELIFGHLTKNFSTFAVILSETDTNPIRYF; this is encoded by the coding sequence ATGCCCCAGATTCGACATCTCACCGCTTACCTTGAAGCATTCGCCCCACTTGCCTATCAGGAATCTTACGACAATTCAGGGTTAATCGTAGGTGATCCTTCGACCGAAATAACGGGTGTTTTGGTGACCCTCGATACGACTGAAGCTGTTATTGAGGAAGCGATTGCCAAAGGCTGTAATCTTATTGTAGCCCACCATCCTATTGTATTTAAAGGACTAAAAAAACTGAACGGTAAAACCTACGTTGAGCGAACAGTCATTAAAGCCATAAAACACGACATCGCCATTTATGCCGCTCATACTAATTTAGACAATGTAACGGGTGGTGTTAATTTCAAGATTGCCGAAAAGCTCAAACTCCAGAACGTACGTGTGCTGGCTCCCAAAAGCCAGATATTGTCCAAGCTGGTTGTATTCGTACCCAACGCTGACTTAACGGCCGTGCTGACAGCTATTTATGGAGCTGGTGGAGGCCGTATTGACACCTATGAACATTGCTCGTTTCGGGTAAATGGCGAGGGGACATTTAAGCCCCTGGATGGAGCCAGCCCGACAGTTGGTGCTGTTGGCCAGGATGAAACGGTTGACGAACAACGGCTGGAAGTACTCGTACCAACTTATTTGGAGAACGCTGTAGTGGCTGCCATGAAGCGCGCCCACTCGTATGAAGTTCCGGCCTATGATCTCTATCCGCTCAATAATGCGAATCAAACAGTCGGTTCGGGAGCTATTGGCGAATTAGAAGAACCAATGGACAGCAGTCAGTGGCTTGCCTATCTGAAAGAGCAAATGGCCTTGAACCTGATCCGCTACACGCCTTTGCCTGATCATCCAATCAAACGCGTGGCTGTGTGTGGGGGCGTTGGCAGTTTCTTATTACCCGATGCGCTGCGGGCAGGAGCCGACGTATTTATCACGGCTGATTATAAATATCACGAGTTTTTTGATGCCGATGGTCGCATTTGTATTTGCGACATTGGGCACTATGAAAGTGAGATATTTACGAAAGAATTGATTTTCGGGCATTTGACAAAAAATTTTTCTACTTTTGCGGTAATTTTATCTGAAACGGACACGAATCCAATTCGATACTTTTAA
- a CDS encoding zinc ribbon domain-containing protein, with product MELTIAQKLDALLKLQSLDSQLDELIKIRGGLPEEVRDLEDDIAGFETRIGKFQSEIKTLEEDIERNRIAKKDAEKLITKYKDQQMNVRNNREFDAISKEIELQSLEIELVEKRANEAQFRVRGKEEEIKTTQAALNERKEDLKAKKQELDQITSESQEEEKEIIKQRDHQATTIEPRLLNSYNKIRGNALNGLAVVMVKRGACGGCFNVVPPQRQADIKDKKKIIVCEHCGRIFADVEGAPEPAPTGRGR from the coding sequence ATGGAACTAACGATTGCGCAGAAATTAGACGCTCTCCTTAAATTACAATCTCTTGATTCTCAACTAGATGAACTAATCAAAATTCGCGGAGGATTACCTGAAGAGGTACGCGACCTGGAAGATGACATCGCTGGCTTCGAAACCCGGATTGGTAAGTTTCAGAGCGAAATCAAGACATTAGAAGAAGATATTGAGCGCAATCGCATTGCGAAGAAAGATGCCGAGAAGCTGATCACTAAGTATAAAGATCAGCAAATGAATGTTCGGAACAATCGCGAATTCGACGCTATTTCTAAAGAAATCGAATTGCAGTCGCTCGAAATCGAACTCGTTGAAAAACGGGCGAATGAAGCTCAATTCCGGGTTCGGGGCAAAGAAGAGGAAATCAAAACAACTCAGGCCGCTCTGAACGAACGGAAAGAAGACCTGAAAGCGAAAAAGCAGGAGCTTGATCAGATCACTTCGGAAAGCCAGGAAGAAGAAAAAGAAATCATCAAACAACGTGATCATCAGGCAACTACGATTGAGCCACGTTTGTTGAATTCCTACAACAAAATTCGCGGTAATGCGCTCAACGGCCTGGCCGTTGTGATGGTGAAACGTGGTGCTTGTGGTGGCTGCTTCAACGTAGTTCCTCCTCAGCGTCAGGCGGATATTAAAGACAAAAAGAAAATCATCGTTTGCGAACATTGCGGACGGATTTTCGCCGATGTTGAAGGTGCGCCTGAACCAGCTCCAACGGGCCGCGGACGGTAG
- a CDS encoding tetratricopeptide repeat protein, whose product MKRILSTAPGFNPVFLFLLLCIPIVAHAQDFVWTPGLQRAYADLQKLKVQSARQTLAAETGQTGIRIFLDDYADMLLLVTSDDDRAFTTLGDREDDRLSALKKLDDNSPWQRVLLAEVRLHWAFSKLKFGKELSASWDVIRAYKLLSENQKLFPNFLPTYKSLGTLHVMIGSVPDNYVWVANLLGLHGNIKQGQQELQRAQQDPTFRLEARLIDLMIRAYVVKFSDSDGQALQQLVSEHTDNLLLHFFGATIEQKNGHSEQALSYLIKRPMGLAYQPLPVIENILGDIYLQKGDYLTATSHFRQFLATYKGQNFLKDSYYKLFLCQWLSTNQTEMQAQSFLKKVLAVGRTTVESDKAAQKFAEAYLKKGASPNQKVLMRARLASDGGFTDSALAYLRPYNEATFSLTTEKAEYNYRMGRIYQRRNDPDAAIPYLNYALTLSEPDQLSFGATAALQLGYIYQQKYDRTRARSYFQKALSFKHHEYKNSVDNKARAGLSQL is encoded by the coding sequence ATGAAGAGAATATTGTCAACTGCACCGGGTTTCAACCCGGTGTTTTTGTTTTTGCTCCTCTGCATCCCCATAGTGGCCCACGCGCAGGACTTTGTCTGGACACCCGGTTTACAACGTGCCTATGCCGATCTGCAAAAACTAAAAGTGCAGTCGGCCAGGCAAACGCTGGCGGCCGAAACAGGGCAAACTGGTATTCGCATCTTCCTGGACGATTACGCCGACATGCTCCTGCTCGTCACCTCCGACGATGACCGAGCCTTTACTACCCTGGGCGATCGCGAAGATGATCGCTTAAGTGCCTTAAAGAAGCTGGACGACAACTCTCCCTGGCAGCGGGTACTATTAGCCGAAGTTCGTTTGCATTGGGCCTTTAGCAAACTCAAATTTGGCAAAGAGCTTAGCGCCAGTTGGGATGTTATTCGGGCCTACAAGCTATTGAGCGAAAACCAAAAGCTGTTTCCCAACTTCCTGCCGACCTACAAATCGCTGGGTACATTGCATGTTATGATTGGGTCGGTGCCCGATAATTACGTCTGGGTAGCTAATCTGCTGGGACTACACGGCAATATTAAACAAGGGCAACAGGAATTACAACGAGCACAACAAGACCCAACCTTTCGGCTCGAAGCCCGGTTGATCGACCTGATGATTCGTGCTTATGTTGTAAAGTTTAGTGATTCTGATGGGCAAGCCCTGCAGCAGCTTGTTAGTGAACACACCGACAATCTACTACTGCATTTTTTCGGAGCGACCATTGAGCAGAAAAATGGGCATAGTGAACAAGCGCTGAGCTATTTGATCAAACGGCCCATGGGGCTGGCTTATCAACCGTTGCCAGTCATCGAAAATATTCTGGGTGATATTTACCTCCAAAAAGGAGATTATCTAACGGCAACAAGCCATTTCAGACAGTTTTTAGCCACTTACAAAGGGCAGAATTTCCTGAAAGATTCGTACTACAAATTATTTCTTTGCCAGTGGCTATCTACTAACCAAACTGAAATGCAGGCCCAGTCTTTTCTTAAAAAGGTATTGGCAGTTGGCCGAACTACGGTCGAATCAGATAAAGCAGCTCAGAAATTTGCGGAAGCTTACTTAAAAAAAGGTGCGTCACCTAATCAAAAAGTATTGATGCGGGCACGGCTGGCATCGGATGGTGGCTTTACGGATAGCGCACTCGCTTACCTCCGCCCATATAACGAGGCAACGTTTTCGTTAACGACCGAGAAAGCGGAGTACAATTACCGCATGGGGCGTATCTACCAACGTCGGAATGATCCCGATGCTGCTATTCCCTACCTTAACTATGCCCTAACGCTCAGTGAACCCGATCAACTGTCATTTGGGGCAACGGCAGCCTTGCAACTGGGGTATATTTATCAACAAAAATACGACCGGACGCGCGCCCGATCGTATTTCCAGAAAGCCCTTAGTTTTAAGCACCACGAGTATAAAAACAGCGTAGACAATAAAGCAAGAGCAGGATTAAGTCAGTTGTAG